A genomic region of Polyangiaceae bacterium contains the following coding sequences:
- a CDS encoding protein-arginine deiminase codes for MKYLWTKVCAVGISSAALAIGCGGSDEDLVFGNSTASGGGSTGSTTGGAGGSGVGGSGQGGAEGGSGPGGSGGGQVNPPAEIVDLRADVNRNGVVDLDDATEDKDEDTWDSAHGAIFMANIDDDEEKCPKSQQTDSQYASCHDAADSVVNGVDDLEDLARIMTVPWKEAYADAAGVISVSAPDRVRLFRKNESGTFDLFDPAATKLTQADLATGIELAIEATDIVRDPAVWDGFVDVTLTVTGTDPKGMPMPETTDKLRMRVAPVLFRHHLHAAQKVYVTNTNSQSSSVFRADLATAVQAAAVPEPTYEYGNSDQWTQDFFETAYTSMPGPGGKQHVMHVNVRSANYSNGNLRSAGRIVFQLRGKDVAAAVQYDPQHSDSMNTLNSFGNLETVPPYSHAGKTYALGRVLRGSTPSFYPDKSFDKMVSAQNAQPIIYVNTEWLQVGHVDETITFIKTNSPRGWAMGVNDPTMARAMLEKAQADGYGGVHMFVGKFWWGSQSAEISIDDVLSDPDVMNESAQAAIEIDDQVNVLKQETGITDAEMIPIPFLHQPTNSGSVAYQPGTVNGIYLSDTSFGAPKPHGPNIGGQDIFEAQLVEAFAPYGIKVHFIENWNLYHRLSGEVHCGTNTTRVVPDADLWWESMP; via the coding sequence ATGAAATATCTTTGGACCAAAGTCTGCGCCGTAGGCATCTCGAGCGCCGCGCTCGCGATAGGCTGCGGCGGCAGCGACGAGGATCTCGTATTCGGCAATAGCACGGCATCGGGCGGAGGTTCGACAGGATCGACCACGGGTGGCGCTGGAGGCTCGGGAGTTGGCGGCTCCGGGCAAGGTGGCGCCGAAGGTGGAAGTGGACCGGGCGGTAGCGGTGGAGGTCAGGTGAATCCACCGGCCGAGATTGTCGATTTGCGTGCAGACGTGAATCGCAATGGCGTCGTCGACCTGGACGATGCAACCGAAGACAAGGACGAGGACACCTGGGATTCAGCCCACGGCGCCATTTTCATGGCGAACATCGACGACGACGAAGAGAAGTGTCCCAAGTCGCAGCAAACCGATTCGCAATATGCATCGTGTCACGACGCTGCGGACAGTGTGGTCAATGGAGTGGACGATCTCGAGGATCTCGCTCGAATCATGACGGTTCCGTGGAAGGAAGCGTATGCGGACGCCGCGGGTGTGATTTCGGTCAGCGCACCGGATCGCGTGCGGCTTTTCAGGAAAAACGAAAGCGGCACGTTTGACTTGTTCGATCCCGCCGCGACGAAATTGACGCAAGCCGATTTGGCGACTGGTATCGAATTGGCGATCGAAGCAACGGACATCGTACGGGACCCGGCTGTGTGGGACGGATTCGTCGACGTGACGCTGACGGTGACGGGCACGGATCCCAAAGGAATGCCAATGCCCGAGACGACGGACAAATTGCGCATGCGGGTCGCTCCGGTCTTGTTCCGGCATCATTTGCATGCAGCGCAAAAGGTGTACGTGACGAACACCAATTCGCAATCGTCGTCGGTGTTCCGTGCTGATTTGGCGACGGCCGTACAAGCCGCAGCCGTGCCCGAGCCGACCTACGAATATGGCAATTCGGACCAATGGACGCAGGACTTTTTCGAGACTGCGTACACGTCGATGCCAGGCCCCGGGGGCAAGCAGCACGTCATGCACGTGAACGTCCGATCGGCGAATTATTCGAACGGTAATTTGCGTTCAGCAGGGCGGATCGTGTTCCAACTGCGGGGCAAAGACGTCGCAGCCGCGGTTCAATACGATCCGCAACATTCGGATAGCATGAATACGCTGAATTCGTTCGGTAATCTGGAGACGGTACCGCCATATTCCCATGCAGGAAAAACCTATGCGCTGGGACGAGTGCTCCGCGGAAGCACGCCGAGCTTTTATCCCGACAAGTCGTTCGACAAGATGGTAAGTGCGCAAAATGCGCAACCGATCATCTACGTCAACACAGAATGGCTACAGGTCGGGCACGTCGACGAAACGATCACGTTCATCAAAACGAATTCCCCGCGGGGCTGGGCAATGGGCGTCAACGACCCCACCATGGCCCGAGCCATGCTCGAAAAGGCCCAGGCCGATGGTTACGGCGGCGTGCACATGTTCGTTGGAAAGTTTTGGTGGGGCAGTCAATCGGCGGAAATCAGCATCGACGACGTGCTGTCGGATCCCGACGTGATGAACGAAAGCGCGCAAGCGGCCATCGAGATCGACGATCAAGTCAATGTATTGAAGCAAGAAACGGGGATCACGGACGCGGAAATGATTCCGATACCGTTCTTGCATCAACCGACGAATAGCGGATCGGTCGCGTATCAGCCGGGCACGGTCAACGGGATTTACCTGTCGGATACGTCATTCGGGGCGCCCAAACCGCATGGGCCGAACATCGGAGGCCAGGACATCTTCGAGGCGCAGCTCGTGGAAGCGTTTGCGCCTTACGGGATCAAGGTGCACTTCATTGAAAACTGGAACTTGTACCATCGCTTGAGCGGCGAGGTGCATTGCGGAACGAATACGACGCGGGTCGTACCTGATGCGGATCTCTGGTGGGAGAGCATGCCATGA
- a CDS encoding DUF3604 domain-containing protein: MKYAPPSLVLLAFFVSCAEAPPATPDKRVPLPREACTSRVEARMPLYGELHAHTAFSFDARSYETVVEPADAYRFARGESIGLPPLDANGVGTRKVKIDRPLDFAAVTDHGEFLGEIYHCTTPGSPKYDSFSCTTYRSAVGEGASEFGIRLSQANPMRIAELCGEGQDCEAAAKVRWQAMQDAAESAYDRTSACTFTSFVAYEYTNTFGISNLHRNVIFGNDIVPELPITYFEAPTPLDLWTKLRDECKANESGCDVIVLPHNSNLSNGRLFDPTYPGGSTVEEEASRAALRVEMEPVAEIFQHKGSSECRNGFMDVEADVDPLCDFEQLRPPTDEQCGEKPGSGGMRLWGCTHRHEFLRYVLKTGLLEQERLGTNPFMVGFIGSTDTHNGTPGNVSSVGFPGHVGMVDDTPEKRLGAGTETHDGVINNPGGLAAVWAEENSREAIFAAIRRRETFATSGPRIPIRFFAGFAYDDMMCGRASMLEEAYANGVPMGGALDMSNAMGMAPSFIVQASADPGTVDWPGRPLERIQIVKGFVRGGKVSEKVYDVVGTEIPDSTVDTATCAVQAQGPDELCAVWTDPDFDPQERAFYYARAEEAPSCRWSAYECSKLDPATAPAACTDQVTPKIVRHRAWSSPIWVGP; encoded by the coding sequence GTGAAATACGCTCCTCCGTCACTCGTTTTGCTTGCTTTCTTCGTTTCGTGCGCGGAAGCGCCGCCCGCGACACCCGACAAGCGCGTGCCCCTGCCGCGCGAAGCGTGCACGAGCCGCGTGGAAGCGCGTATGCCTCTATACGGCGAGCTCCACGCGCACACGGCGTTTTCTTTTGACGCGCGATCCTACGAAACCGTCGTCGAACCTGCCGATGCGTATCGTTTTGCGCGAGGTGAAAGCATAGGTTTGCCGCCGCTCGATGCGAATGGCGTGGGCACACGGAAGGTCAAGATCGATCGCCCCTTGGATTTCGCGGCTGTCACCGATCATGGCGAATTCCTTGGCGAAATCTACCATTGTACCACACCCGGTTCGCCCAAATACGACAGTTTTTCTTGCACGACGTATCGATCCGCCGTCGGGGAAGGAGCGTCTGAATTCGGCATTCGCCTATCGCAAGCCAATCCAATGCGCATTGCCGAATTATGCGGGGAAGGTCAAGATTGCGAAGCCGCGGCGAAAGTGCGTTGGCAGGCCATGCAAGACGCAGCCGAATCCGCGTACGATCGCACGAGCGCATGTACATTCACGTCGTTCGTCGCATACGAATACACGAATACGTTCGGGATATCGAACCTGCATCGCAACGTGATTTTTGGAAACGACATCGTCCCCGAGCTTCCCATTACATATTTCGAGGCGCCCACGCCGCTCGATTTGTGGACGAAACTCCGCGACGAATGCAAAGCGAACGAAAGCGGCTGCGATGTCATCGTACTGCCGCACAATTCGAATCTGTCCAATGGCAGACTTTTCGATCCGACGTACCCCGGCGGATCGACGGTCGAAGAAGAAGCATCGCGAGCGGCATTGCGGGTTGAAATGGAGCCCGTGGCGGAGATCTTTCAACACAAGGGATCGAGCGAGTGTCGCAATGGATTCATGGATGTCGAGGCAGACGTGGATCCGCTCTGCGATTTCGAACAACTGCGCCCGCCTACGGACGAACAATGTGGGGAAAAACCGGGCTCGGGCGGCATGCGGCTTTGGGGGTGCACACATCGTCACGAATTTTTGCGATACGTTCTGAAAACGGGATTGCTCGAGCAAGAACGATTGGGCACGAATCCATTCATGGTGGGGTTCATCGGGTCGACCGATACGCACAATGGCACGCCGGGAAACGTATCCAGCGTCGGTTTTCCGGGGCATGTCGGCATGGTCGACGATACGCCGGAAAAACGCCTCGGCGCGGGAACCGAAACGCACGATGGAGTCATCAACAATCCCGGCGGACTTGCGGCCGTGTGGGCCGAAGAAAATTCGCGGGAAGCCATTTTTGCAGCGATTCGAAGGCGTGAAACGTTTGCCACGAGCGGTCCACGCATTCCCATTCGCTTTTTTGCAGGCTTTGCGTACGACGACATGATGTGCGGGCGCGCTTCGATGCTCGAGGAAGCTTATGCGAATGGTGTTCCCATGGGCGGCGCGCTCGACATGAGCAACGCAATGGGAATGGCTCCGTCGTTCATCGTGCAGGCGAGCGCCGATCCAGGAACAGTAGATTGGCCGGGCAGGCCCCTCGAGCGCATTCAAATCGTCAAGGGTTTCGTGCGTGGCGGCAAAGTATCCGAAAAGGTATATGATGTCGTTGGCACGGAAATTCCCGATTCCACCGTGGATACGGCCACGTGTGCGGTGCAGGCTCAAGGGCCCGACGAACTATGCGCCGTTTGGACGGATCCCGATTTCGATCCGCAAGAGCGCGCATTTTATTATGCACGGGCCGAGGAAGCACCAAGTTGTCGGTGGAGCGCGTACGAATGCAGCAAGCTCGATCCGGCCACGGCGCCCGCGGCATGCACGGATCAGGTCACCCCGAAGATTGTCAGGCACCGAGCGTGGAGCTCGCCGATTTGGGTGGGGCCGTGA
- a CDS encoding OmcA/MtrC family decaheme c-type cytochrome gives MFKKFAQMHQGLQLVSRTSRRRFSWRTLGLWAVVVGAGLLSACEGPAGPPGERGSVGEGLPGTNGEPGQTGDAGPEGPPGTPGHNAYLTGPGVKLDVSHTQVGVDGTVTVTFRITDQSGVALDRQGLYTEGAVSLRFVLAWLDEDANGNALQYTSYTTRMQTSPITGQSAEQAAADEGGTFEEVDFSQGIYRYTFGTKIQVADGTKTHTLGAWATRTFEDVRYSAEALYNFLPAGGTPTTARELVQTDRCNACHDPLEAHGGSRRDVKLCVLCHSAQSTDPDTGNTVDFQVMVHKIHRGKTLPSVVAGIPYQIIGNQQSVHDYSTVAFPRPMQHCEACHAGAQGDQWKNNPTMIACGSCHDMVSFEDPPPPGKTLHVGGPQADNSKCSVCHPPAGGLEGIATQHAVPYLDPANPKLTLTIVGVEKTAPGNTPEIVFRVEQNGLPVNILSTPLTRLVVTIAGPTTDYATYWQHTIQGSGASGMLTADGQNFRYAFPAIMPVTAAGTYAFGLEGYVQPAGGTRISAPNPVKFAAVTDMTPEPRRTIVSQEQCNSCHLQLAAHGGSRIEVQYCAFCHQPGNVNDDRVERFENKSVDVHSVDLAVMVHRIHMGEALTEPYVLGGNPSPTKANPAGNPVDFGEVRYPGDRNACWTCHAGDTYMLPLSSNLLPKKTQVLACAEDPLADGDNYCDERIIQSEKLIPPETAACTGCHDAPYVVAHAETMTSASGIEACATCHGKGAALDVQVVHAPRP, from the coding sequence ATGTTCAAGAAGTTCGCGCAGATGCATCAAGGTTTGCAGCTCGTATCACGCACGTCACGCCGTCGCTTTTCCTGGCGAACGCTGGGGCTTTGGGCCGTCGTCGTCGGCGCAGGATTGCTCTCTGCATGCGAAGGACCCGCGGGCCCTCCTGGTGAACGAGGCTCCGTGGGCGAGGGTTTGCCCGGTACGAACGGTGAGCCCGGACAAACGGGTGATGCAGGGCCGGAGGGTCCGCCGGGCACTCCAGGGCACAACGCTTATCTCACGGGCCCTGGCGTGAAGCTCGATGTTTCCCATACGCAAGTCGGCGTCGATGGCACCGTGACCGTGACGTTCCGCATCACCGACCAGAGCGGCGTGGCGCTCGATAGGCAGGGATTATACACCGAGGGAGCCGTGTCGCTACGGTTTGTCTTGGCGTGGCTCGACGAAGACGCGAATGGCAACGCGCTGCAATACACATCGTACACGACGAGAATGCAGACGAGCCCCATCACCGGACAATCGGCGGAACAAGCCGCTGCCGATGAAGGTGGCACGTTCGAAGAAGTCGACTTTTCACAAGGCATTTACCGATACACGTTCGGGACCAAGATCCAAGTCGCGGACGGGACGAAGACGCACACGCTCGGTGCATGGGCCACTCGCACGTTCGAGGACGTACGATATTCGGCGGAAGCCCTTTACAACTTTTTGCCCGCCGGCGGCACTCCAACGACGGCGCGCGAGCTCGTGCAAACCGATCGCTGCAATGCATGTCATGATCCATTGGAGGCGCATGGAGGATCCCGGCGCGATGTAAAACTGTGCGTGCTTTGCCACTCGGCGCAATCGACGGATCCGGATACGGGCAACACGGTCGATTTCCAAGTCATGGTGCACAAGATCCACCGCGGAAAGACCCTTCCGAGCGTCGTGGCGGGAATACCTTACCAAATCATTGGAAATCAGCAATCCGTGCACGATTATTCGACCGTGGCATTCCCTCGACCCATGCAGCATTGCGAAGCGTGTCATGCGGGTGCCCAAGGCGACCAATGGAAAAACAATCCCACGATGATCGCTTGCGGATCGTGTCATGACATGGTTTCGTTCGAGGATCCGCCGCCCCCAGGAAAGACGCTTCATGTCGGAGGCCCACAAGCAGACAATTCGAAATGCTCGGTATGCCACCCGCCCGCTGGAGGGCTCGAAGGCATCGCCACGCAGCACGCGGTTCCCTATTTGGACCCGGCGAATCCGAAATTGACGCTCACCATCGTCGGCGTCGAAAAGACCGCGCCCGGCAATACTCCCGAGATCGTGTTCCGCGTCGAGCAAAATGGCCTGCCAGTCAATATCCTATCGACTCCGCTCACGCGCCTCGTCGTGACGATTGCCGGCCCGACGACTGATTATGCAACGTATTGGCAACACACCATCCAAGGCAGCGGAGCAAGCGGAATGTTGACAGCCGACGGCCAAAATTTCCGCTACGCATTCCCGGCAATCATGCCCGTGACTGCCGCGGGCACGTATGCCTTCGGCCTCGAGGGGTATGTGCAGCCCGCCGGCGGAACTCGAATTTCGGCGCCGAATCCCGTCAAGTTTGCGGCAGTCACGGATATGACGCCCGAGCCACGCAGGACGATCGTGAGCCAGGAGCAATGCAATAGCTGCCACCTTCAATTGGCCGCGCATGGTGGCTCGCGTATCGAAGTGCAATACTGCGCGTTCTGTCATCAGCCCGGAAACGTGAACGACGACCGCGTCGAACGATTCGAGAACAAATCCGTCGACGTGCACTCCGTTGATTTGGCCGTCATGGTGCATCGCATTCACATGGGCGAAGCATTGACGGAGCCGTATGTGCTCGGAGGCAATCCATCGCCGACGAAAGCGAACCCCGCAGGCAATCCCGTCGATTTCGGCGAAGTGCGATATCCTGGCGACCGGAATGCTTGCTGGACCTGTCACGCGGGCGATACCTACATGCTGCCGCTCAGCTCGAACCTCTTGCCAAAGAAAACCCAGGTCCTTGCGTGCGCCGAGGATCCCTTGGCAGACGGCGACAATTATTGTGACGAGCGGATCATCCAATCCGAAAAACTCATTCCACCCGAAACGGCAGCTTGCACGGGTTGTCATGACGCACCTTACGTGGTTGCCCACGCGGAAACGATGACCAGCGCGAGCGGCATCGAAGCTTGCGCGACGTGCCACGGAAAAGGCGCAGCCCTCGACGTGCAAGTGGTTCACGCACCTCGGCCCTGA
- a CDS encoding CxxxxCH/CxxCH domain-containing protein, with protein sequence MHGRVCLTIAMLSVAGCEIPRDRPAPEGYHGSGWSSKLTGGKHAIWLRDNGYPIEDCQVCHGADGAESSVLPGCSDGGCHEQGVTFCGTCHGNENGPRPNDGAHEKHRSYCIECHAVPKSIRDPGHLDGMNDVAFSGLAKANQSSATWNAATNTCSDTYCHLGTNIEWKAPNATATPCNMCHGNPPDSHARFATVATPDSCANCHPDASSSSHVNGIVETNPLTCSTCHGQGQLGAPPAALDGSVDASSRGVGAHRRHLDETLADRIGRVVACTACHVVPQSSNPFEHIDTTSPADVSLVLGNYDAETGRCVTSCHFDTVPGPAWTDATGAARTCDACHGFPPAFTRKGTKHAPCQPTLAACLSCHSFTPESHVDGVVNVTP encoded by the coding sequence ATGCACGGTCGGGTTTGCCTCACCATTGCCATGCTCTCCGTGGCGGGATGCGAGATCCCGCGTGATCGACCTGCGCCCGAAGGTTATCACGGGAGCGGCTGGTCCAGCAAACTCACTGGAGGCAAACACGCAATCTGGCTTCGCGACAACGGATATCCCATCGAAGATTGTCAGGTTTGTCATGGCGCCGATGGCGCGGAAAGCTCGGTTCTTCCAGGGTGCAGTGATGGAGGCTGTCACGAGCAAGGCGTCACCTTTTGCGGCACCTGTCACGGAAATGAAAACGGTCCACGGCCCAATGACGGAGCCCACGAAAAACATCGGTCCTATTGCATCGAATGCCACGCCGTACCCAAATCGATACGCGACCCTGGGCACCTCGATGGTATGAACGACGTTGCCTTTTCCGGCTTGGCCAAGGCGAATCAATCGTCGGCAACCTGGAATGCCGCGACAAACACTTGTTCGGACACGTACTGTCATCTTGGGACGAACATCGAATGGAAAGCGCCCAATGCGACGGCCACTCCGTGTAACATGTGCCATGGCAATCCACCCGATTCACATGCTCGGTTCGCCACCGTGGCGACGCCGGATTCATGCGCGAATTGCCACCCGGACGCGTCTTCGTCGTCTCATGTCAATGGTATCGTTGAGACAAACCCGTTGACGTGTAGCACGTGCCATGGACAAGGGCAGCTCGGAGCTCCACCCGCAGCGCTCGACGGATCGGTCGATGCTTCGTCTCGAGGTGTGGGAGCCCATCGCAGACACCTCGATGAAACGCTTGCAGATCGTATCGGGCGCGTTGTAGCCTGCACGGCGTGTCACGTCGTACCGCAATCCTCGAATCCATTCGAGCACATCGATACGACTTCACCGGCGGATGTATCTTTGGTATTGGGAAACTATGATGCGGAAACGGGTCGCTGCGTGACGTCGTGCCATTTCGACACGGTTCCAGGGCCAGCGTGGACCGACGCAACGGGCGCGGCGCGGACATGCGATGCGTGTCATGGATTTCCGCCGGCGTTTACGCGCAAAGGAACAAAACACGCACCATGCCAACCGACATTGGCTGCGTGTTTGTCCTGCCATTCGTTTACCCCGGAATCTCACGTCGATGGAGTGGTGAACGTGACGCCATGA
- a CDS encoding NapC/NirT family cytochrome c yields MTFDSGDLLSAVALCLALLAAAMLIGFLVRRPPLTRVVKMWLFVALGPLPISAAMAGNIANFEVTTKRKFCASCHTMDPHANDAADPHSTSLASIHSKNPYFGDKSCYVCHADYGMFGTVLTKIGGMHHVWDYYTQDWDAPGHRPPQLYKPYSNLACMQCHPVDKPRQPLEHKIHAEAAKKDLVSCAAANCHGPPHPKPKAIVQAAGGSP; encoded by the coding sequence ATGACCTTCGATTCCGGTGACTTGCTTTCGGCCGTGGCGCTCTGTTTGGCGCTCCTCGCGGCAGCCATGTTGATTGGGTTTCTCGTGCGTCGCCCGCCGCTGACGCGCGTGGTCAAAATGTGGCTCTTCGTAGCGCTCGGACCTCTCCCCATCTCCGCCGCCATGGCTGGGAACATTGCCAATTTCGAGGTGACGACGAAACGTAAATTCTGCGCCTCGTGTCACACCATGGACCCGCACGCCAACGACGCGGCCGATCCGCACAGTACGTCGCTCGCATCCATTCACAGCAAGAATCCCTATTTCGGCGACAAGAGCTGCTATGTGTGCCACGCCGATTATGGGATGTTCGGCACGGTGCTCACGAAAATAGGCGGCATGCACCACGTCTGGGATTATTATACCCAGGATTGGGACGCCCCCGGTCACAGACCTCCACAATTGTACAAGCCCTATTCGAATCTTGCTTGCATGCAATGCCATCCGGTCGACAAGCCTCGCCAACCGCTCGAACACAAGATTCATGCGGAAGCCGCCAAGAAGGATCTCGTGTCTTGCGCGGCGGCGAATTGCCACGGCCCGCCGCATCCGAAGCCGAAGGCAATCGTGCAAGCGGCCGGAGGTTCACCGTGA
- a CDS encoding radical SAM protein encodes MKEDTLVVHEIYSSIQGESSFVGLPCTFVRLTGCNLRCAWCDTTQAFYGGKRMQREAVRDEALEFGTPLVELTGGEPLLQPGTIPLLREFCDAGRTVLLETSGEADVSRVDPRVHKIMDLKAPGSGESHRNRWSNLEHITARDEIKFVLADRMDYEWMRGVMTERKLGAMGCTLLASPVWGKLHPKDLVKWVLEDGLNVRVQVQLHKVIWGALAQGV; translated from the coding sequence GTGAAAGAAGACACCCTCGTCGTCCACGAGATTTATTCGAGCATCCAGGGCGAATCGTCGTTCGTGGGCCTCCCATGCACGTTCGTGCGCTTGACGGGATGCAACCTTCGCTGTGCGTGGTGTGACACGACGCAGGCCTTTTATGGCGGCAAGCGCATGCAGCGTGAAGCCGTTCGTGATGAGGCGCTCGAGTTTGGCACTCCGCTTGTCGAGCTTACAGGAGGCGAGCCGCTGCTACAGCCGGGTACGATTCCGCTTTTGCGCGAATTCTGTGATGCGGGTCGGACGGTGCTTTTGGAGACGAGCGGTGAGGCGGATGTGTCTCGCGTGGATCCGCGGGTGCACAAGATCATGGACTTGAAGGCGCCAGGTTCGGGTGAATCGCATCGCAATCGCTGGTCGAACTTGGAGCACATCACTGCGCGGGACGAAATCAAGTTTGTCTTGGCGGATCGAATGGATTACGAATGGATGCGCGGGGTGATGACCGAGCGAAAGCTTGGCGCGATGGGGTGCACGTTATTGGCGTCGCCGGTATGGGGAAAGCTTCATCCGAAGGATCTCGTGAAGTGGGTGCTCGAGGATGGGCTGAACGTGCGTGTGCAGGTGCAGCTTCACAAGGTGATTTGGGGGGCTTTGGCGCAGGGGGTTTGA
- a CDS encoding biotin--[acetyl-CoA-carboxylase] ligase: MTDLEACRIETELDRLGATIGRRVVVTNVTASTNDDARQAAAKGAPHGAVFLAESQTRGRGRSGHSWHSPAGENLYLSAVLRPNIPPMALPPLTLVIGVCVARVVDEALGAEGRARIKWPNDVYVGEDKLAGILVETSLRGSAVDAVVVGIGINVHTTVFPDNLRATSLRLLGARVTDRSVLAALLLAEIGRAVTSYEARRLEPFHAEIERRDMLRGRLVEIGGVQGIAAGVDADGFLCVRAEDGTTHRFGSGSVDFRTFQASSPGARESS; encoded by the coding sequence GTGACGGACCTCGAAGCTTGCCGCATCGAAACCGAGCTTGATCGCCTTGGGGCGACCATCGGCCGACGGGTTGTCGTGACAAACGTCACGGCATCGACGAACGACGATGCTCGTCAGGCCGCTGCGAAGGGAGCGCCTCATGGGGCGGTTTTTCTAGCGGAATCGCAGACGCGCGGTCGAGGTCGGAGCGGTCATTCTTGGCATTCTCCGGCCGGGGAAAACCTGTACCTTTCCGCTGTTCTGCGTCCCAACATTCCGCCGATGGCGCTTCCGCCGCTCACGCTCGTGATCGGCGTGTGCGTAGCTCGCGTGGTTGACGAAGCGCTTGGCGCCGAAGGGCGTGCGCGCATCAAGTGGCCGAACGACGTGTACGTTGGCGAGGACAAACTCGCCGGCATCCTCGTCGAGACGTCGTTGCGCGGAAGCGCCGTCGATGCGGTCGTCGTGGGCATCGGCATCAACGTGCACACGACGGTTTTTCCTGACAATTTGCGAGCAACGTCGTTGCGACTCCTCGGCGCGCGCGTGACGGACCGATCGGTTCTCGCAGCGCTGCTTCTTGCGGAGATCGGCCGAGCGGTCACGTCGTACGAAGCTCGACGACTCGAGCCGTTTCACGCGGAGATCGAGCGGCGCGACATGCTCCGCGGGCGCCTTGTCGAAATCGGGGGCGTGCAAGGCATCGCCGCGGGCGTCGACGCTGACGGCTTCTTGTGCGTCAGGGCAGAGGACGGGACGACCCACCGTTTTGGCTCGGGAAGCGTCGACTTCCGCACTTTCCAAGCGTCTTCACCTGGCGCTCGCGAATCGTCGTAG